A region of the bacterium genome:
GATGTCGAGCAGTCAGGGCAACAGGTAGTCGAACTGCTTGTCAACGGCAACATCAACTACAACTTTGGCAATCATGGGGAAAGATTTGAAGAGGAGAACATCAAACGGGCAAAGAAAAAGCCGGAGACATTTTCATGTCCCCGGCCAGATCAATTCAAAGCTAGATTCACTCAGATGCGTGGATCAAAACAGGCTTGCGTCTGTAGTCCAAAAAGTAGTATTCGTCACCTGCTTAGCCAAATAAGAAATAGTTGTCGAGTTAGTGTCGCTACCCTGCCTGGTGAACCATTGAACTTGCCCTCCAATGAATCCAACGTTCCCACCTTCATTCTGATGATTTCCACCCCAAACAGTATCGGAAGGAATGGCTAGCGCCGCAGTAGGATCCGAGCTCACTTTATCCCACACAATAGGTGATCCCGAGGCGGACGATTCGTCCTGTTTCGCACCACCATAAGCATAGGCACTGTTACCAGCGCCAAATCCGGCAAAGGTCGATATTTTCGTGGCCTTCGAAGACGGACAAACAAAAATCCCCAAATCACCCGCCTTGACATATGATCCGAACAAATTAGTCAGACTCGTAGAAGGGTACTTTTCTGCATTATCACCTGCATACATTTTGAGGAACAAAACGATTTGTTTCTCGTTATTGGCACAAACAGCTCGTCGCCCTTTTTCACGGGCACTCGACAGCGCAGGGGTAAGCAATCCGGCCAAGATGCCGATAATGGCAATAACCACCAACAACTCAATCAACGTAAACCCTTTAACTTTTCGGAACAGCTTACACATAATCGAACTCCTTTTTGATTAATTACCATTAGTCAGCCAGATACCTGCAACTGATATTTGTAAAGCCTATACCATCTCTATAATGGCGTCAATAGATGCGTAAAAATTTCTCAGGTCAGACGCATCTAAATCCCAGATTTCTGGCCATTTTGACTCTATTTGGCAACGCCAATTTGGAGTGCGGCGGCTTGACGCCGCTTTCATAAGGCCTGGCTTGACAGGCCGAGAGCACGGCGCGTCAAGCCGCGCCGAAATCAAAGCGGCGTCAAGCCGCCGCACTCCAAAAAAGGCCTTTCCTCCTGAATATTTGAGCCAGAAAGGCCGGAATAATAGAAATTTAGATGCGTCTGCCCTGGATATATTCTACAGTTCCCGATCATTCAATTCTTCTTCATCAAGTCCCAAATAATGCCCCCATTCATGCAAAAGAGTATTCCGGACCTCCGCGCGAAAAACAGACATTTCGGAATGAGCTTCATCCCAAATATTATTAAGAAATAAATAAATTTCCGTTGGCATTGGGTCACACGACTCATGAGGGTAGTCATCTCCGACAAATAAGCCCATTACATCCGCCTCTACCCCATCGGCAACTAGTGCGGAGTTTGGAAATTTTTCAAAAATTATTGGAATTTTCTGAATATTCGCCCTGATTTGAGAAGGGAGCCTGCTAATGAGTCGGGCAGTTTCCTCGGTAGCAACTTGGCGTAATAATGACCATGGAGGAGGATTCATAGAACTAAAATACGGGAGTGCTGAGCTTGAGACCGCTTTTACTCGGCCCAGCTTGAGGGGCTGCGATATAATCGGCGCGTCAAGCCGCGCCGGAACAAAGCGGCGTCAAGCCGCCGCACTCCAAAATAAAATTACTTTTT
Encoded here:
- a CDS encoding type II secretion system protein gives rise to the protein MCKLFRKVKGFTLIELLVVIAIIGILAGLLTPALSSAREKGRRAVCANNEKQIVLFLKMYAGDNAEKYPSTSLTNLFGSYVKAGDLGIFVCPSSKATKISTFAGFGAGNSAYAYGGAKQDESSASGSPIVWDKVSSDPTAALAIPSDTVWGGNHQNEGGNVGFIGGQVQWFTRQGSDTNSTTISYLAKQVTNTTFWTTDASLF
- a CDS encoding metallopeptidase family protein; the encoded protein is MNPPPWSLLRQVATEETARLISRLPSQIRANIQKIPIIFEKFPNSALVADGVEADVMGLFVGDDYPHESCDPMPTEIYLFLNNIWDEAHSEMSVFRAEVRNTLLHEWGHYLGLDEEELNDREL